One Methylosinus sp. LW4 genomic region harbors:
- the lpxC gene encoding UDP-3-O-acyl-N-acetylglucosamine deacetylase: MTSHRPTRMQTTLGAAVALDGVGAHSGLASRLLLTPAEAGTGIVFSRLGGVDALRAEARNVSSTDLCVRLGAGAASISTIEHLMAALRGLRVDNVAIEVDGPEAPAMDGSAAAFVAAIDEAGIVALDAPRRAIVIRAPVRVADGAAWAELAPASGGFSMDVEISYAAAPIGRMRRRMRLTPASFRAEIARARTFGFLSDAERLWREGRALGASLDNTIVLSEGRALNPQGLRFADEFVRHKMLDVLGDLALAGAPIVGAFRSYRGGHRLNLALVETLLATPSAFAIVGGERRPRSRPAARIGASG; encoded by the coding sequence ATGACGTCGCATCGACCGACGAGGATGCAGACGACGCTCGGCGCCGCAGTGGCGCTGGACGGCGTCGGCGCGCATAGCGGCCTCGCCTCGCGGCTCCTTCTGACGCCCGCCGAAGCAGGCACGGGAATCGTGTTCTCGCGGCTCGGCGGCGTGGATGCGCTGCGCGCCGAGGCGCGCAATGTCTCCTCCACCGATCTTTGCGTGCGGCTCGGCGCCGGCGCCGCGTCCATCTCGACGATCGAGCATCTGATGGCGGCGCTGCGCGGCCTTCGGGTCGACAATGTCGCCATCGAGGTCGACGGGCCGGAGGCTCCGGCGATGGACGGCTCGGCGGCGGCCTTCGTCGCGGCCATCGACGAGGCCGGAATCGTGGCGCTCGACGCGCCGCGCCGCGCCATTGTGATTCGCGCGCCCGTGCGCGTCGCCGACGGCGCCGCCTGGGCGGAGCTGGCTCCCGCTTCCGGCGGCTTCTCCATGGATGTCGAGATTTCCTACGCCGCCGCGCCCATCGGCCGCATGCGGCGGCGGATGCGGCTGACGCCGGCGAGCTTTCGCGCCGAGATCGCCCGCGCCCGCACCTTCGGCTTTCTGTCGGACGCGGAGCGTCTGTGGCGCGAGGGCAGGGCGCTCGGCGCCTCGCTGGACAACACCATCGTCCTCTCGGAGGGCCGCGCGCTCAATCCGCAGGGACTGCGCTTCGCCGACGAGTTCGTCCGTCACAAAATGCTGGATGTGCTCGGCGATCTCGCCCTCGCCGGCGCGCCGATCGTCGGCGCTTTCCGCTCCTACCGCGGCGGCCATCGCCTCAATCTCGCTCTGGTCGAGACGCTGCTGGCGACGCCTTCCGCTTTCGCCATCGTCGGCGGCGAGCGTCGGCCGCGCTCGCGCCCCGCCGCCCGTATCGGCGCGTCTGGCTGA